The Sphaerospermopsis torques-reginae ITEP-024 genome has a window encoding:
- a CDS encoding ATP-dependent helicase — translation MNYELAVSKLRENINKIRESLRPGQTQMADWETGPLAVSAVPGAGKSTGMAAAAAIAIARQYEDSVNTGKNYRRQLVVVTFTRSAAANLKLKIRDKLKELSLPQTGFVVYTLHGLALNIASRHPDLSGLHLDEVKLITPNQSHRFIRIAVEQWINNHPALYRRLLEGQQFDGEETEKLRRQSVLRTEVLPDLAYTVIHEAKSSGILPEKLYLWSEKSQDPYQILRIAAGLYEQYQKIMKLQDFIDYDDMILGALQVLQNKSALQVEKNKIFAVFEDEAQDSSQLQTQLLEILASEENENGDENNVNKSKLNLVRVGDPNQAINSTFTPADPIYFREFCENCHVNQRLATMNQAGRSSRIIIDAANFALEWVNSHWLATNKNRQTPFLDQKIEAVNVDDPQPDANPAPVGKGLELYSPRDIYQTVELISQRFVELFKENSQASAAVLVRENRQGRWLAEALEPIFKEHKIKLHDVGEQERRSHVTQEILSLLQFCDRPHSPDYLKATLEVLVQRQLIPTQDINTLAILPEEFLYPGPLATPQTETVQKAAHLCRSLLRARLELPLYQIISFLALTLKYDQAELATADKLAERVNLQMFGNNSMVTMLSALSEIVNSERFEPVDTDNLEEQYTKKGQLTIITMHKAKGLDWDYVFLPFLHENLIPGSFWVPPQSQFLGDFTLSEVARAQIRAALHQKGENIPNISQAWEDAKYLKMAEEYRLLYVAMTRAKKLLWMSAAQQAPFTWSKPNNLQASPPCPVFAALKRQFSENVMNLAVVSK, via the coding sequence ATGAACTATGAATTAGCTGTCAGCAAATTAAGAGAAAATATTAACAAAATTCGTGAAAGTTTGCGACCTGGACAAACACAAATGGCAGACTGGGAAACAGGACCATTGGCTGTATCTGCTGTTCCGGGTGCTGGTAAATCTACGGGTATGGCTGCTGCTGCTGCAATTGCTATAGCTCGTCAATATGAGGATTCTGTCAATACTGGTAAAAATTATCGCCGTCAGTTGGTAGTTGTTACTTTTACCCGTTCTGCTGCTGCGAACCTAAAATTAAAAATCCGCGACAAGTTAAAAGAATTATCCTTACCGCAAACAGGTTTTGTTGTTTATACCTTACACGGTTTAGCCTTAAATATTGCCAGTCGTCATCCTGATTTATCAGGGTTACATTTAGATGAAGTCAAATTAATTACTCCTAATCAAAGTCATCGCTTCATTAGAATAGCGGTAGAACAATGGATAAATAACCATCCTGCACTATATCGCCGCTTGTTAGAAGGTCAGCAATTTGACGGAGAAGAAACAGAAAAATTGCGTCGTCAGTCAGTGCTGAGAACGGAAGTATTACCAGATTTGGCTTATACCGTGATTCATGAAGCTAAAAGTTCGGGAATATTACCGGAAAAACTTTATTTATGGAGTGAAAAAAGTCAAGATCCCTATCAAATTTTACGCATTGCGGCGGGATTGTATGAACAATATCAAAAAATCATGAAATTACAGGATTTCATTGACTATGATGATATGATTTTAGGAGCATTACAGGTATTACAAAATAAGAGCGCCTTACAGGTTGAAAAAAATAAAATTTTCGCAGTTTTTGAAGATGAAGCCCAAGATTCTAGTCAACTACAAACACAACTTTTAGAAATATTAGCAAGTGAGGAAAATGAAAATGGAGATGAAAATAATGTAAATAAATCGAAATTGAATTTAGTTAGAGTTGGTGATCCTAACCAAGCGATTAACTCAACTTTCACCCCTGCTGATCCGATTTATTTTCGTGAATTTTGTGAAAATTGTCATGTAAATCAAAGATTAGCAACAATGAATCAAGCAGGGCGTAGTAGTAGAATTATTATTGATGCTGCTAACTTTGCTTTGGAATGGGTAAATAGTCATTGGTTAGCAACAAATAAAAACAGACAAACGCCATTTTTAGATCAAAAAATTGAGGCGGTTAATGTTGATGATCCTCAACCAGATGCTAATCCCGCACCAGTGGGAAAAGGCTTAGAATTATATAGTCCGCGTGACATTTATCAGACAGTTGAGTTAATTTCTCAGAGATTTGTAGAATTATTTAAGGAAAATTCCCAAGCCAGTGCTGCTGTATTAGTAAGAGAAAATCGCCAAGGTAGATGGTTAGCAGAAGCCTTAGAACCGATATTTAAAGAACATAAAATTAAACTTCATGATGTGGGAGAACAAGAAAGACGTTCTCATGTAACTCAAGAGATTTTATCATTATTACAATTTTGCGATCGCCCCCATTCTCCTGATTATTTAAAAGCTACCTTAGAGGTTTTAGTACAACGTCAATTAATTCCCACCCAAGATATTAACACCCTTGCTATTTTACCAGAAGAATTTTTATATCCTGGACCATTAGCAACTCCCCAAACAGAAACAGTACAAAAAGCTGCTCATTTATGTCGAAGTTTGCTTCGCGCTCGTTTAGAATTACCACTTTATCAAATCATTTCTTTTTTAGCTTTAACATTAAAATATGATCAAGCAGAATTAGCCACAGCAGACAAACTTGCAGAAAGAGTCAACCTGCAAATGTTCGGTAATAATTCAATGGTTACAATGCTTTCTGCTTTAAGTGAAATTGTCAATTCTGAACGATTTGAACCAGTAGATACAGACAATTTAGAAGAACAATATACCAAAAAAGGACAACTAACAATTATCACCATGCACAAAGCCAAAGGGCTAGACTGGGATTATGTATTTTTGCCTTTTTTACATGAAAATTTAATTCCTGGAAGTTTTTGGGTTCCTCCCCAAAGTCAATTTTTAGGTGATTTTACATTATCAGAAGTAGCACGCGCCCAAATTCGTGCAGCACTCCATCAAAAAGGAGAAAATATACCCAATATTAGCCAAGCTTGGGAAGATGCAAAATATCTGAAAATGGCTGAAGAATATCGTTTACTTTATGTTGCTATGACTAGGGCTAAAAAGTTATTATGGATGTCTGCGGCTCAACAAGCACCCTTTACATGGAGTAAACCGAATAATTTACAAGCTTCTCCTCCTTGTCCGGTATTTGCTGCTTTAAAACGTCAGTTTTCCGAAAATGTGATGAATTTAGCTGTAGTTTCCAAGTGA
- a CDS encoding DUF445 domain-containing protein produces MDWSHLWLYVSPPILGGIIGYFTNDIAIKMLFRPYRAIYILGRRVPFTPGLIPRNQERLAKNISNTIMGSLLTPDELQKLAKRLLQTERVQGAILWLLKLAIEQIQGDKNQKSAKIVAGILRDLLGESLPRLLKVLARQENFLEAQINQIFDQILLEFQLTEEQSTRLADWLLQVVLPPDVLRQAIVDFLTDRTIQTIDDSFREKTSGTYWVVANLFGLRNTLTRLRTFCLDEKEATNKRLEELIQDLQMRDRLKKLLQDLSLQNLPVGTVRQLRKTTRESVRHYLQKSGSNLLQELTESADWENIAVLLLNRLRNSPVVNTSLEVVSQELALILEKYLEKDLEAIVAQVIPILSIDQVIVDRVKSTSPADLEAAIEGIVKNELQAIVTLGGILGFVVGLFQVGFLIFSRY; encoded by the coding sequence GTGGATTGGTCACATCTTTGGCTTTATGTATCACCCCCAATTCTGGGTGGAATTATCGGCTATTTCACCAATGATATAGCCATCAAAATGCTGTTTCGCCCCTATCGAGCTATTTATATTCTGGGGCGCAGAGTGCCTTTTACTCCTGGGTTGATTCCCCGCAATCAGGAGCGGTTGGCAAAAAATATTTCTAATACCATTATGGGATCGCTGTTAACGCCAGATGAATTGCAAAAGCTGGCGAAGCGTCTCTTACAAACAGAACGGGTACAAGGGGCAATCCTCTGGTTATTGAAGTTGGCGATTGAACAAATCCAAGGTGATAAAAACCAGAAAAGTGCCAAAATTGTGGCGGGAATTTTACGGGATTTGCTGGGAGAGTCTTTACCCCGTCTCCTGAAGGTTTTGGCCAGACAGGAAAATTTTTTAGAAGCGCAAATCAACCAAATTTTTGATCAAATATTACTGGAATTTCAACTCACTGAAGAACAATCTACACGGTTAGCTGATTGGTTGTTGCAAGTTGTTTTACCACCGGATGTTTTAAGACAGGCAATAGTTGATTTTTTAACAGATAGGACTATTCAAACTATTGATGATAGCTTTCGTGAAAAAACCAGCGGTACTTATTGGGTAGTTGCTAATTTATTTGGTTTACGTAATACTCTGACTCGGTTAAGAACTTTTTGTTTAGATGAAAAAGAGGCTACAAATAAACGATTAGAAGAATTAATCCAAGATTTGCAAATGCGCGATCGCCTCAAAAAATTATTACAAGATTTATCTTTACAAAACTTACCCGTTGGTACAGTTCGCCAACTCAGAAAAACCACTAGGGAAAGTGTACGCCATTACTTACAAAAGAGTGGTAGCAATTTGTTACAGGAATTAACTGAATCAGCGGACTGGGAAAATATTGCTGTCTTGCTGTTAAATCGTTTGCGAAATTCACCAGTGGTTAATACTTCTTTAGAAGTAGTGTCTCAAGAGTTAGCTTTAATTTTAGAAAAGTATTTAGAAAAAGATTTAGAAGCAATTGTCGCCCAGGTAATTCCCATTTTATCTATAGATCAAGTGATTGTTGACAGAGTAAAATCAACTTCACCTGCTGATTTAGAAGCAGCAATTGAAGGAATTGTCAAGAATGAATTACAGGCAATTGTGACTTTAGGCGGTATTTTAGGTTTTGTTGTCGGGTTATTTCAGGTAGGATTTTTAATTTTCAGTCGATATTAG
- a CDS encoding papain fold toxin domain-containing protein, whose protein sequence is MSNLSEEEVYEKIGEIASQFTNLQCDKCAQAVMLWLKLNRIEGKIIQIRTKRRNDFFIISERCSPNESITDNGIHYGVEVLGLVFDNLSSHGLPRDLWIKDFSCRSGGFYIEELEDVLKVADGVSNIYRSP, encoded by the coding sequence GTGAGTAATTTATCTGAGGAGGAGGTTTATGAAAAAATTGGCGAAATTGCCTCACAATTTACCAACTTGCAATGTGACAAATGCGCTCAAGCAGTTATGCTATGGTTAAAATTAAATCGCATTGAGGGAAAAATTATTCAAATAAGGACTAAAAGACGAAATGACTTTTTTATAATTAGTGAACGTTGCAGCCCTAATGAATCTATCACAGATAATGGTATTCATTATGGAGTTGAAGTTTTAGGATTAGTGTTTGACAATCTTTCCAGTCACGGATTACCTCGTGATTTGTGGATCAAAGATTTTTCTTGCAGAAGTGGTGGATTTTATATAGAAGAGTTAGAGGATGTTTTAAAAGTCGCTGATGGTGTATCAAATATTTATAGATCCCCCTAA
- the recJ gene encoding single-stranded-DNA-specific exonuclease RecJ produces MTNNQNIKRLPHQRWQIAPANIELATKVASFTNISPIISQLVINRGMETPEAAEKFINPESLNLPSPLEDFPDLAVSVELLESAIKNQEKIAICGDYDADGMTSTALLLRSLRALGANVDYAIPSRMHEGYGINKRIVEEFKSEGVGLILTVDNGIAAFEPIARARELGLKVIITDHHDIPKELPPANAILNPKLIDESSPYRGVAGVGVAYILAVSLAQQMGELKGLVHPMLALFTLGTIADLAPLTGVNRRWVKRGLKLLPKSTLPGVQALIQVAGVQPSEGEIESNSQSDLKSKTQNPKSLKPDDIGFRLGPRINAIGRIGNPQTVIELLTTDDMGIALERAMQCEQINSERQKMCEEIEQEAISLVEDLYVEDLPKNRVLVVIKENWHHGVIGIVASRLVERYGVPVFIGTFEGEGVIRGSARGIPEFHVFKALEYSDDLLSKYGGHKAAGGFSLPSDNLESFRLRLSDFANQCLEIQHLKPLLKIDAQANFNQINRDLFQQLNILHPCGIENPSPLFWTPNVQVIQQQIVGKGHIKLVLGQVIDNQRYEIPAIAWRWGDYFPLPSRIDVAYKLGENNYNGNNNLQLELVGVKIPQQVENLFTASKISQTTKFEYKQRQYICGIYQNGNGAELRIKNSEGKVLVMQPENKIGLLGLSREDAKQVDLSLPQYDGIIQAAIQALIVVS; encoded by the coding sequence ATGACTAATAACCAAAATATTAAACGTTTACCTCATCAACGTTGGCAAATTGCTCCAGCAAATATAGAATTAGCTACAAAAGTAGCTAGTTTCACTAATATTTCCCCCATTATCAGTCAGTTGGTGATTAATCGGGGAATGGAAACACCAGAAGCAGCAGAAAAATTTATCAATCCTGAAAGTTTAAATTTACCTTCTCCTTTGGAAGATTTTCCCGATTTAGCGGTAAGTGTAGAATTATTAGAAAGTGCTATTAAAAATCAAGAAAAAATTGCTATCTGTGGTGACTATGACGCAGATGGGATGACTAGCACTGCTTTATTATTGCGAAGTCTCCGTGCTTTGGGTGCAAATGTTGATTATGCTATCCCTAGTCGGATGCACGAAGGTTATGGAATTAATAAACGCATTGTGGAAGAATTCAAGAGTGAAGGTGTAGGTTTAATTCTCACGGTAGATAATGGTATTGCAGCTTTTGAACCTATTGCTAGAGCGAGAGAATTAGGTTTAAAAGTTATTATCACAGATCATCATGATATTCCCAAAGAATTACCACCAGCTAATGCTATTCTCAACCCGAAATTAATAGATGAATCTTCTCCTTATCGGGGTGTTGCTGGTGTGGGTGTGGCTTATATTTTAGCTGTTTCTTTAGCTCAACAAATGGGAGAATTGAAAGGTTTAGTTCACCCCATGTTAGCTTTATTTACTTTGGGAACTATTGCTGATTTAGCTCCTTTAACTGGTGTAAATCGTCGTTGGGTAAAACGGGGTTTAAAGTTATTACCTAAGTCTACTTTACCAGGTGTACAAGCTTTAATTCAAGTTGCTGGAGTTCAACCCAGTGAAGGAGAAATAGAAAGTAATTCACAATCTGATCTAAAATCCAAAACCCAAAATCCAAAATCCTTAAAACCTGATGATATTGGTTTTCGTTTGGGACCAAGAATTAATGCTATTGGGAGAATTGGCAACCCGCAAACTGTGATAGAATTGTTAACTACTGATGATATGGGAATAGCTCTAGAAAGAGCGATGCAGTGTGAACAAATTAATTCTGAACGTCAAAAAATGTGTGAGGAAATTGAACAGGAAGCAATATCATTAGTGGAAGATTTGTATGTAGAAGATTTACCTAAAAACCGGGTTTTAGTAGTTATTAAAGAAAATTGGCATCATGGTGTAATTGGTATTGTTGCTTCTCGTTTGGTTGAGCGTTATGGCGTTCCGGTTTTTATTGGTACTTTTGAAGGTGAGGGTGTAATTCGTGGTTCTGCAAGGGGAATACCTGAATTTCATGTATTTAAGGCTTTAGAATACAGTGATGATTTATTAAGTAAATATGGAGGACATAAAGCCGCAGGGGGTTTTTCTTTACCATCTGATAATTTAGAAAGTTTTAGATTACGTTTATCTGATTTTGCTAATCAATGTTTAGAAATTCAACATCTGAAACCTTTACTAAAAATTGATGCTCAAGCAAATTTTAATCAAATCAATAGAGATTTATTTCAACAGTTAAATATTCTTCATCCTTGCGGAATTGAAAATCCTAGTCCTCTATTTTGGACTCCTAATGTTCAAGTTATTCAACAACAAATAGTTGGCAAAGGTCATATTAAATTAGTTTTGGGGCAAGTTATAGATAATCAAAGATATGAAATTCCAGCTATAGCTTGGCGGTGGGGTGATTATTTTCCTTTACCATCTAGAATTGATGTTGCTTACAAATTGGGTGAAAATAATTATAATGGTAATAATAATTTGCAATTAGAATTAGTGGGGGTAAAAATTCCGCAGCAGGTGGAAAATTTATTTACTGCATCAAAAATTTCTCAAACGACAAAGTTTGAATATAAACAACGTCAATATATCTGTGGTATTTATCAAAATGGTAATGGTGCAGAGTTGAGAATTAAAAATAGTGAAGGTAAGGTATTAGTTATGCAGCCTGAGAATAAAATAGGTCTCTTAGGTTTAAGTCGTGAAGATGCTAAACAGGTTGATTTATCTTTACCCCAATATGATGGTATTATTCAAGCTGCGATTCAGGCTTTGATAGTGGTGAGTTAG
- the ubiE gene encoding bifunctional demethylmenaquinone methyltransferase/2-methoxy-6-polyprenyl-1,4-benzoquinol methylase UbiE: MTNYQPPFSNKIRNIFDRIAPVYDQLNDWLSLGQHRIWKEMTVKWSGAKPGDTCLDLCCGSGDLTFRLARRAGMTGKVYGVDFSCNLLATAKERCQRYYPQPPITWIEADVLNLPFDDHQFDAITMGYGLRNVKDIPRSLQEIYRVLKPGGKAAILDFHRPSNETFRAFQQWYLDNLVVPLATNLGVKEEYAYISPSLDRFPIGKEQVAIAQKVGFVNATHYPISNGMMGVLVIDN; the protein is encoded by the coding sequence ATGACCAACTATCAACCACCCTTCAGCAACAAAATTCGTAACATTTTTGACCGGATAGCCCCGGTGTATGACCAATTAAACGATTGGTTAAGTTTAGGACAACACCGGATCTGGAAAGAAATGACCGTTAAATGGAGTGGAGCAAAACCCGGAGATACCTGTTTAGATTTATGCTGTGGTAGTGGTGATTTAACCTTTAGATTGGCGCGACGCGCAGGAATGACGGGAAAAGTTTATGGTGTAGACTTTTCCTGTAACTTACTCGCAACTGCCAAAGAACGCTGTCAGAGATATTACCCCCAACCTCCGATCACTTGGATAGAAGCTGATGTTCTTAATTTACCCTTTGACGACCATCAATTTGATGCCATCACAATGGGCTATGGTTTAAGAAACGTGAAAGATATTCCCCGCAGTCTCCAAGAAATATATCGCGTTCTCAAACCCGGTGGTAAAGCAGCAATTTTAGATTTTCATCGCCCTAGTAACGAAACATTCCGCGCTTTTCAGCAGTGGTATTTAGATAACCTCGTCGTTCCCCTGGCAACTAATTTAGGTGTTAAAGAAGAATACGCTTATATTAGTCCCAGTTTAGACCGTTTCCCCATCGGTAAAGAGCAAGTAGCGATAGCACAAAAAGTAGGTTTTGTCAACGCCACACATTACCCCATTTCTAACGGTATGATGGGAGTGTTGGTAATTGATAATTGA
- the psb30 gene encoding photosystem II reaction center protein Ycf12/Psb30: MEALANINWEVVFQLTCVALIVLAGPAVIFVLAFRNGDL, translated from the coding sequence ATGGAAGCTTTAGCCAATATTAATTGGGAAGTTGTGTTTCAATTAACCTGTGTAGCATTAATTGTACTTGCAGGACCAGCAGTAATTTTTGTACTCGCATTTCGCAACGGCGATCTCTAA
- the rpmI gene encoding 50S ribosomal protein L35, producing the protein MPKLKTRKAAAKRFRATGSGKIVRRKPFKNHLLEHKSSSKKNNLSKMAVVHERDEENVRLMLPYL; encoded by the coding sequence ATGCCTAAACTCAAGACTCGCAAGGCAGCAGCGAAAAGATTCCGCGCCACTGGCAGCGGTAAAATCGTGCGTCGTAAACCTTTCAAAAATCACTTGTTAGAGCATAAGTCCTCTAGCAAAAAGAACAATTTGTCTAAAATGGCAGTTGTCCATGAACGCGACGAAGAAAACGTGCGTTTAATGCTTCCATATTTGTAA
- a CDS encoding RuBisCO accumulation factor 1, whose protein sequence is MTELPSNTQDTGNAANDTAQELLVKLRQKQGNWVEWGVAIAYLQKNGYNPQEIFEATGFEPIQQNQVIVGAQVYSSLEKFGASEATRAYYGTRASDILYELRLLTQEDRAAAADLIFLHKLDVDEAREVAKAIKDFSRFSTPPQGFTNDPGDAVAYQAWKLARQNSDLQERSRLIAKGLRFVHSPTARKQIEQLLTDFTVVPQRPAPILPFFRLESDEELPRLVPVVGELPLTPQTVKAVPIITEIEPFKIVKFAGEQAWVALPGWQVLRSAEDPVVIIASSDIFPNPNQTKIEPVLVVIDRNQRDWDASSYFAFDNSGEVDFQWFETAPENTLLGKVIIILRPKKVLDEEFTKDAWQIDE, encoded by the coding sequence ATGACTGAATTACCATCGAACACACAAGATACCGGGAATGCTGCTAATGATACAGCACAAGAATTATTAGTCAAACTGAGACAAAAACAAGGTAACTGGGTGGAATGGGGAGTAGCGATCGCCTATCTCCAAAAAAACGGTTACAATCCCCAAGAAATCTTTGAAGCCACTGGATTTGAGCCAATCCAACAAAATCAGGTGATTGTTGGCGCTCAAGTTTACAGTTCTTTAGAAAAGTTTGGTGCATCGGAAGCAACACGGGCATACTACGGTACAAGAGCTAGTGATATTCTTTATGAACTGCGTTTACTGACTCAAGAGGACAGAGCAGCAGCGGCTGATTTGATTTTTTTACATAAACTGGATGTAGACGAAGCGCGGGAAGTTGCTAAAGCAATTAAAGATTTTTCTCGTTTTTCTACCCCACCACAAGGTTTTACCAACGATCCAGGGGATGCAGTAGCTTATCAAGCTTGGAAATTAGCCAGGCAGAACTCGGATTTACAAGAGCGATCGCGCTTAATTGCTAAGGGTTTGCGTTTTGTTCACTCTCCCACAGCTAGGAAACAAATCGAACAATTATTAACTGATTTTACCGTAGTTCCCCAACGTCCCGCCCCCATTCTACCCTTTTTTCGGCTGGAGTCAGATGAAGAACTACCCCGCCTTGTACCCGTAGTTGGTGAATTACCATTAACACCTCAAACTGTAAAAGCTGTACCCATAATTACAGAAATTGAACCATTTAAAATTGTCAAATTCGCTGGAGAACAAGCTTGGGTAGCTTTACCAGGTTGGCAAGTGTTACGATCTGCGGAAGATCCAGTAGTAATTATTGCTAGTAGCGATATTTTCCCCAACCCAAATCAAACGAAAATAGAACCTGTTTTAGTTGTGATAGATCGCAATCAAAGAGATTGGGATGCTTCTAGTTACTTTGCCTTTGATAATTCTGGAGAAGTTGATTTTCAATGGTTTGAAACTGCACCAGAAAATACCTTGTTAGGTAAAGTTATTATCATTTTACGTCCTAAGAAAGTTCTCGATGAAGAATTTACCAAAGATGCTTGGCAAATTGATGAGTAA
- the larE gene encoding ATP-dependent sacrificial sulfur transferase LarE, with amino-acid sequence MTIAEKLEQLKALFAEMEQALIAYSGGVDSTLVAKIAYDVLGDRALAVTAVSPSLLPEELADATAQAATIGIAHKIVHTHEMENPNYTSNPVNRCYFCKSELHDTLKPLALELGYPYVVDGVNADDLHDYRPGIQAAKERGARSPLAEIGVTKAEVRQLSQQLSLPWWDKPAQPCLSSRFPYGEEITIAKLQRVGRAEIYLRNLGWDNLRVRSEGDTARIELPPEKIADFVLKTDLPTLVSTFQNLGFIYVTLDLEGYRSGKLNQVLQQIPAT; translated from the coding sequence ATGACAATAGCAGAAAAACTAGAACAGTTAAAAGCCTTATTTGCGGAAATGGAACAGGCATTAATAGCCTATTCTGGGGGAGTTGATAGTACATTAGTTGCGAAAATTGCTTATGATGTATTAGGCGATCGCGCTTTAGCTGTAACAGCGGTTTCTCCTTCCCTACTACCAGAAGAATTAGCAGACGCAACAGCACAAGCAGCAACTATTGGGATAGCGCATAAAATCGTTCATACCCACGAAATGGAAAATCCCAACTACACATCAAACCCAGTTAACCGCTGCTATTTTTGCAAAAGTGAATTGCACGACACACTCAAGCCCCTAGCTTTAGAGTTAGGATATCCTTATGTGGTAGATGGAGTCAACGCCGATGATTTACATGATTATCGTCCTGGAATCCAAGCCGCAAAAGAACGAGGTGCGCGATCGCCCCTAGCAGAAATAGGTGTCACCAAAGCCGAAGTGCGTCAACTTTCCCAACAACTGAGTTTACCTTGGTGGGATAAACCTGCCCAACCATGTTTAAGCTCTCGCTTTCCCTACGGTGAAGAAATTACCATCGCCAAATTACAGCGAGTTGGTAGAGCAGAAATTTATCTCAGAAATTTAGGATGGGATAACCTGCGGGTACGTTCCGAAGGAGACACAGCCAGAATTGAACTACCACCAGAAAAAATAGCAGATTTTGTCTTAAAAACAGATTTACCTACCCTTGTCAGCACATTTCAAAATCTAGGATTTATTTACGTCACCTTAGATTTAGAAGGTTATCGCAGTGGTAAATTAAACCAAGTTTTACAACAAATTCCAGCTACATAA
- a CDS encoding YkgJ family cysteine cluster protein has translation MATWQCVKNCGACCHLDPTERPDLEEYLSPEELGLYLSMVGEDGWCVNFNHETRECTIYADRPRFCRVQVDTFEDMFGIEAEELNDFAIDCCHQQIESIYGDRSLEMIRFDQAVGFIL, from the coding sequence ATGGCTACTTGGCAATGTGTAAAAAACTGTGGTGCGTGCTGTCATCTTGATCCTACAGAACGCCCAGACTTAGAAGAGTATCTTTCACCAGAGGAACTGGGACTTTATCTCAGTATGGTAGGTGAGGATGGTTGGTGTGTGAATTTTAACCACGAAACGCGAGAATGTACTATTTATGCTGATCGTCCGCGTTTTTGTCGAGTCCAGGTTGATACTTTTGAGGATATGTTTGGTATTGAAGCAGAAGAACTAAATGATTTTGCGATTGATTGTTGTCATCAGCAGATTGAAAGTATTTATGGCGATCGCAGTTTGGAAATGATCCGGTTTGATCAAGCTGTGGGTTTTATACTTTAA
- a CDS encoding serine/threonine-protein kinase — MSQICCLNPDCHNPPVPNTTKFCPNCGVPLIILRNHYHPIKPLGGGGFGKTYLAEDIDKLNEKCVIKQFAPQTQNTYALNKAKELFAEEARRLKDLKHPQIPQLQAYFDENDCLYLIQEFIDGENLLIELANKGNFNDRKIRELLLDLLPVLKIVHSQNIIHRDIKPENIMRRQSDGKLFLIDFGASKQLQGTMRPGTVIGSFGYASLEQMEDRQVYPASDLFSLGASCFHLMSGIHPWNLWKTQGYSWVKEWPKHLQQSVSLELGQILDKLLQLEYQDRYQSADSVLLALQKPQVPSRVPPQNSQTLQNSQTPKPKLIPQLLILLGVLLGSGWLGYWLKIQREPLSTITPSTPSATPQPTTSLYESLPAPE; from the coding sequence ATGTCTCAGATATGTTGTCTAAATCCAGATTGCCATAATCCTCCAGTTCCCAACACAACCAAATTTTGTCCTAACTGTGGTGTTCCTTTAATCATCCTGAGAAACCATTATCATCCCATTAAACCCTTGGGTGGTGGGGGTTTTGGGAAAACTTATCTAGCAGAAGATATTGACAAATTAAACGAAAAGTGCGTAATTAAGCAATTTGCACCCCAAACCCAAAATACCTACGCATTAAATAAAGCTAAGGAACTATTTGCAGAAGAAGCAAGGCGACTCAAAGACCTCAAACATCCCCAAATTCCTCAACTACAAGCATATTTTGATGAAAATGACTGTCTGTATTTAATTCAAGAATTTATTGATGGAGAGAATTTATTAATTGAGTTAGCAAACAAAGGAAATTTTAACGATAGAAAAATTCGCGAATTATTACTTGATCTATTACCAGTTCTCAAAATTGTTCATAGTCAAAATATCATTCATCGAGATATTAAACCAGAAAATATTATGCGTCGTCAGAGTGACGGTAAATTATTCTTGATTGATTTTGGTGCATCTAAACAACTCCAGGGAACAATGCGTCCAGGTACGGTAATTGGGAGTTTTGGTTATGCGTCTTTGGAACAAATGGAAGATAGACAAGTTTATCCTGCTAGTGATTTATTTAGTTTAGGTGCAAGTTGTTTTCATTTAATGAGTGGGATTCATCCTTGGAATTTATGGAAAACCCAAGGTTATAGTTGGGTGAAAGAATGGCCTAAGCATTTACAGCAATCTGTTAGTTTGGAGTTAGGGCAAATTCTAGATAAGTTATTACAACTAGAATATCAAGATCGTTATCAATCAGCTGACTCAGTTTTACTCGCTTTACAAAAACCACAAGTACCTTCTAGAGTACCTCCGCAAAACTCACAAACTCTACAAAACTCACAAACTCCCAAACCGAAACTGATACCACAATTACTAATTCTTTTAGGTGTGCTTTTAGGATCTGGTTGGCTGGGATATTGGTTGAAAATCCAACGAGAACCACTATCGACAATTACCCCATCAACTCCATCTGCAACCCCACAACCAACAACATCTCTATATGAGTCTCTCCCAGCGCCAGAGTGA